The region aacaCCTTCATAGACTCACTTAGTAAGTATTTAGTACTCTTGCTTAacgttttcatatttttgtatataGCAGCCATTAAActctgtgaattttatttattctaattttatcCAATagactaacacacacacacttaaaaaattacttcttgCTTCTGTCAATCATAACTTTGTTCTTGCCACTCTCCCATGAAGGCCAGATTTGTCAAGAGTACAATAACTGGTTGTCATGTCAACAGATTCCCCAACTCATCTgtttatctctgcagctcctacAGGGTTACCAAAGGTTTTCTTGGCTGCTCTTCTGATTAATGCCGTACTTACCTTTTTACTcgtttcctttcttttgtttggtCTATTGCATATATCcccataaacaaaatgaaagtttttttgttggaataggacaaaatgggaagaaattcacggggggaaaaaaaacctcttcaagatactgtatgtgtgtgtgtttgtgtcgtGTTTTTAAGCTGATCCAACTGAGTGAGCTCACCTCAGAGTATCAGACTGTGGCAGATTATGTGAGCCGTGAAGGTCTCCTATCCAAATCCATCGTATCAATAAGCAGAATACAGAATCTGGATCTCTGGGAAATATACTGCAGGTAAGAAAAAGCTTTTACTTTGAGGCTTCGTGATTAATAATTTCTCAtctgtgattttattaaatttttttttttttaaaccaattgtCACCCTCTGCATTcttcaggaaaaagaaacagcttatgaaaattaaaaatgtcccAGATATTCCTGAAAGGCGCCTTTTCCACGGGACTGACACTAAAAACGTGGAGAGCATTTGCAAGTATAACTTTGATTTAAGGATACCTAAAAAGAACGGAAGAACATTTGGTAATGGTAAGACGGCCACTGCCACGAATCATGTTTGtgtagttaaaaaataaaacctgtctgaattgtgttgctctttttctctttacagGTATATATTTTGCCATCCATGCATCATATGCAGACAAATACAGCACCAACAGCACACATGGTGGAAACACTAAAAGCATATTTCTTGCTCGGGTGATGGTTGGGAAGTTTAAACTTGGAACACAGGATTTACTTAAGCCAGATGATGAAAACGCGTTTGACAGTTGTGTGAATGATGCCAGTCATCCcacaatatttattatatttgatCCAAATCAAATATACCCGGAATATCTTATAGAGTACCAATAACCTCACTCAACTTCAGTCAGTCTATGTGGATGATAAATCTGtcgaataaataaattaatttgttgaaGAAAGCTTTTTAGAGTAACATCCCATTTGAAGCCAACAGGgaatttaaaatatccaataatctaatttattacATAGTTAACATTAAATATCAAGTATAAAATGGTTACTATTGGTTTTTAACGACATTTCTGTCGACTTCCACTGCATTATAATTACAATATAGatattcagatttaaaacaatcgacaaataaacttcagaaccaaaccaaagtgtgtgtgtgtctttctgttttatccatCTGTATGTATCAGATGAGTGTGTGAGCAACACATACAGATGTGCATACATACAATATATAATGCATACAAACGATGTACTTGAACAGTGTCTTAAAATTAGAATCTATAATCCAGACAGATtagattgtacaaaaatatgcagCCAGACATTTAAGATCATTGTGGTTAGCGCATAGCAAACTGggataaacattttacaaacagaCGGCAGTGAAAATCTATATCATATTGAAGTTTTCAAAGAGTTGGGGAAGACCTAACTCTTTGAGTGATTTATCTTACTCATTGACCTCCTTcacctgcttttctttttttagaggAATTGAAATTAGATGAGGTTTATCAAAAGGATCAGTCAGCAGAGGGTACTGTTGTACCAAGCAAGACACTATAACCCAGTTCAATACTGTTTGAATTACCAGTAACAAGtatacagataaaaaagaaatatcacCTATTTAGATATTAGCATGTAAACCAATCAGCATTTAAGGGGACAGTGTTTGCTGATTGGTTGAACCAGAGCCCAAATAGACTTTGctgaaaaattcaaatttaatagGGAAAATAACCTTACACATCTAGAGCTCCAGTGGTTTATGTGTGATTTAtgctgtgtgtaattttaacCTGTGTCTGTATTTTCCTGTGTACCTTTGgcaattaattacatttaagtGTGTAATATGATTCCATTGATGCATCGTACTcttttatttactctttttGGTGTTTTGGAAGGCCACATACCAAATTCGCTTTGCTCTGTTAATGAAATTGTCAGCTGTTGCTGGGCAGGCTGTCAGACAAACCACAGCCCTGATGGAAAATACTAAAGGTAAACGTAAATGTGTGTGGGGCTCCTCAAGTTCCTCAGTGCATATTTAGACTTCATTTTTATGATTCTCCCTAACAAAGAATTAGGAAGCACTTATACATTTTCTAATATATCCATGGTGATGAAATGTAACTTAACTCTGTTCAAGTAATTTCTATCATTTTCATATAAATTTGATATGAAAATTTATATTGAAACCAAATCATTAGTTTTAGCCAAGTCATTTTAGCCAATGGCTAGGCTAAAGCTAGCTAGCCAAGTCAttgacattttcatgttttttcttttcatgtggtgattaagatttttttatcgCTCTTCTAATACAGTAAAAGAACAGAACTGTTCATTTCCTTTTCTGTGAAGAACTATACATTATCTATGTTCATTATCTAATGGTTCTATGCAAATATGTCTTGCCTTCATTTGTGTACAAGAAAAACACTGCTGCCTTACGTCATAAGTGTTAGCAGTGTTGTTCTTTTCACCACAGAATATTCTACATATTCTTTTATAGTCTGCAGTAGACCTCATCAGCTGGGTTTTGACAAACCCAACTTTTTGTCCTCTCTTGGAAAAAAGTAACCTAATTTAAAGGGAGTAATTTAGATTAGGAGCCAGAAATACAAAGAGAGAGATACAGTGggatcatttatttattcagctttaGTTTGTCAATGTTGGCTCTAAATGAAGTAGAAAATAgtcgtgttttgttttggggttttttttgtcttggacCCTCCATGCACAGGTTAATTTAACCGCCTTAAAACCATGAGACCAGAtcagaaaagaggaagaacagGGTGACGCTTTTAATggtgggaaaataaataatgcccggaaatatacatattttcttGTTGTATTTATCTAGACCTGGACTAAACTTAAATTGAATTCCAGATGTTTCCAAACTGAATAGAAACTCTGACACAGTTAACTGGGTGTAGGACAGCCAGGCTACCCCAGTGGGAGTGGTTTAGCTCAGGAGGCAAAAACCTCAAAAGCCAAATGGAATTGTCACATGAGTGACACACAGACTGGTAGAGACAAGTATcttttttattcagctttaatTGGTGAGCACAATGTGGGCTctaaatgaagaagaaaacatggacACATCCGACACTCCATGGCATTGGTATTACCAGGCAGATTGTGGGAGGTGGCACAGATTTGAGGTAAACTTTTATCTCAGTTTTTAAGAGTTATTGTTTGATCCATTTagcaatgtctttttttgttcttcaggaTGATCCCAGTAATCGTGTAAGGAGCGAGGACATagagaaattttatttgaatgacCAATCCTTTATGGT is a window of Gambusia affinis linkage group LG23, SWU_Gaff_1.0, whole genome shotgun sequence DNA encoding:
- the LOC122826660 gene encoding protein mono-ADP-ribosyltransferase PARP11-like, which translates into the protein MWALNEENMDTSDTPWSWYYLEDCGRWHRVEDDPSKPIRSQDMEDFYLRDSKSVMTVNTFNFRSKIDFSVMLQTDLTTGKQRRIQRNFNLVQSCCCFCGPPVFWENFDPTAPYQLIQLSELTSEYQTVADYVSREGLLSKSIVSISRIQNLDLWEIYCRKKKQLMKIKNVPDIPERRLFHGTDTKNVESICKYNFDLRIPKKNGRTFGNGIYFAIHASYADKYSTNSTHGGNTKSIFLARVMVGKFKLGTQDLLKPDDENAFDSCVNDASHPTIFIIFDPNQIYPEYLIEYQ